One window of Chryseobacterium sp. JJR-5R genomic DNA carries:
- a CDS encoding helix-turn-helix transcriptional regulator: MNTIPSISAFHKLLSLPEPKHPMVSVIDLSESIFLEDDTWKGFVNRFYCVALKRNATGKIKYGQQHYDYDKGVLSFTAPNQVQYLDLQNMECGSGYLLVFHEDFLLKHPLANTISGFGFFSYAVNEALHLSEDEEHNLIEILFKIDKECQHIDPHTQEIILSQIELLLQYSNRFYERQFITRKNNNHQLLIKFEKFLNDYFDRDSLEKGLLTVHHIAEAMNLSPNYLSDLLRVHTGQNTQQHIHEKLISKAKEKLSTTELSVSEIAYQLGFEHSQSFSTLFKKKTNRSPLEFRQSFN; this comes from the coding sequence ATGAATACCATTCCATCTATTTCCGCATTTCATAAATTGCTTTCGCTTCCTGAGCCGAAGCATCCCATGGTAAGTGTTATCGACCTCTCTGAAAGCATTTTCCTTGAGGATGATACCTGGAAAGGCTTTGTCAACAGGTTTTACTGCGTTGCCTTAAAAAGAAATGCAACAGGAAAAATAAAATACGGGCAGCAGCACTACGATTACGATAAGGGAGTTCTGAGTTTTACAGCCCCCAATCAGGTCCAGTATTTGGATTTGCAGAATATGGAATGCGGTTCCGGATATTTGTTGGTCTTTCATGAAGATTTTTTGCTGAAGCACCCTCTGGCAAACACCATCTCGGGTTTCGGGTTTTTCTCGTATGCCGTAAATGAAGCTTTGCATCTGTCTGAAGACGAAGAACACAACCTGATCGAAATCCTTTTTAAAATCGATAAAGAATGCCAGCATATTGATCCGCATACCCAGGAGATCATCTTATCCCAGATCGAATTGCTCCTGCAGTATTCCAACCGTTTTTACGAGAGGCAGTTCATCACCAGAAAAAACAATAACCATCAGTTGCTGATAAAATTTGAGAAGTTCCTGAATGACTATTTTGACAGGGATTCTTTGGAGAAAGGGCTGTTGACCGTTCATCATATTGCCGAAGCCATGAACCTTTCACCGAATTACCTCAGCGACCTGTTACGGGTGCATACCGGGCAGAATACACAACAGCACATCCACGAAAAGCTCATCAGCAAGGCCAAAGAAAAACTTTCGACCACAGAACTATCCGTGAGTGAGATTGCCTACCAGCTGGGATTTGAACATTCGCAGTCCTTCAGTACCCTTTTTAAAAAGAAAACCAACAGATCACCTCTGGAATTCAGGCAGTCTTTTAATTAA
- a CDS encoding aldo/keto reductase — translation MDTVKLGSQGLTVPNIGLGCMGMTGFEDSHMYGKADEQEAIATIHRSLELGGNFLDTADLYGPFKNEQLIAKAMGKDREKYIIATKFGWEIDDQNKVTWAINGSRNYIRKAVERSLKNLKTDYIDLYYMHRLDKNIPIEETVGAMAELVKEGKVGYIGLSEVSSETVKRAHAVHPITAVQSEFSLFERTVEEKGVLKTLNESGIGFVAYSPLGRGFLSGQIRSVDDLPENDFRRGIPRFQEQHFHKNLELVQAIESLAKEKNVTPSQLALAWIISKGILPIPGTKRRTYVEQNIEAGNIILSESDLSRLESIVPLGTDTGAPYDEFSMGLLDY, via the coding sequence CTGTCCCGAATATCGGTTTGGGATGTATGGGGATGACCGGCTTTGAGGACAGCCATATGTATGGCAAAGCAGATGAACAGGAAGCCATTGCCACCATTCACCGCTCTTTGGAGCTTGGCGGTAATTTCCTGGACACGGCCGATCTGTACGGCCCGTTCAAAAATGAGCAGCTTATCGCAAAAGCTATGGGAAAAGATCGGGAAAAGTACATCATCGCCACAAAATTCGGCTGGGAAATCGATGATCAAAATAAAGTAACCTGGGCCATCAACGGAAGCAGGAATTATATCAGAAAAGCAGTTGAACGTTCCCTGAAAAACCTCAAAACAGATTACATCGACCTTTATTACATGCACCGGCTGGACAAAAATATCCCGATTGAAGAAACGGTAGGGGCAATGGCCGAACTGGTAAAGGAAGGAAAAGTTGGCTATATCGGTTTGTCTGAAGTATCATCAGAAACTGTAAAAAGAGCCCACGCTGTTCACCCCATTACGGCGGTGCAAAGTGAATTTTCTTTGTTTGAACGGACTGTGGAAGAAAAAGGGGTTCTGAAAACTTTAAATGAATCAGGAATCGGTTTTGTGGCATACTCGCCGCTGGGGCGGGGGTTTTTGTCCGGGCAGATCCGTTCTGTTGATGATTTGCCGGAAAATGATTTCCGCAGAGGCATCCCCCGTTTTCAGGAACAGCATTTCCATAAAAATCTTGAGCTGGTGCAGGCCATTGAAAGCCTTGCGAAAGAAAAGAATGTTACGCCGTCGCAACTGGCACTGGCCTGGATCATCAGCAAAGGGATTTTACCGATTCCGGGAACCAAGCGCAGAACTTATGTTGAACAGAATATTGAAGCCGGCAACATTATTTTAAGCGAATCTGATCTTTCAAGACTCGAAAGTATCGTACCTTTAGGAACAGATACCGGTGCGCCTTATGATGAATTCAGTATGGGGCTTTTAGATTATTAA